A part of Pectinatus sottacetonis genomic DNA contains:
- a CDS encoding flagellar protein FlgN: protein MNELINILKQQLVKYKELEQNLKIQQQMFIAADNKKLQEQTNKIEMLVNQLKSLERKKQKIRELNRQAETVSPKDVYTESLSDKIKILAQAIKKVSDCNKTLLNNKMNSIQFSINVMTKVTDDSPYQSDGEATARGNNKIKMFDRSI from the coding sequence ATGAACGAATTAATAAATATATTAAAACAACAGTTAGTAAAATATAAGGAATTAGAACAGAATCTTAAAATTCAGCAGCAAATGTTTATAGCAGCCGATAATAAAAAGCTGCAGGAGCAGACAAATAAAATAGAAATGCTAGTAAATCAACTAAAATCACTGGAACGAAAGAAACAGAAAATCAGGGAACTTAATAGACAGGCAGAAACAGTATCCCCCAAAGATGTCTATACGGAAAGTTTATCAGATAAAATAAAAATATTGGCACAGGCAATAAAAAAGGTAAGCGATTGTAATAAAACACTTTTAAATAATAAAATGAATTCTATTCAGTTCAGCATTAATGTAATGACTAAGGTTACTGACGATTCACCGTATCAGTCTGATGGTGAAGCAACAGCAAGGGGAAATAATAAAATAAAAATGTTTGATAGAAGCATTTAA
- a CDS encoding flagellar protein FlgN, which translates to MWQDLIDIIIKLTMVYTDILKSNERKRKAVLAIDMKTLDQIINEEQKLMAIVIKEEQKRQEILKKMADKNPSINLTSNVKSLTFFCPTDYKDKFLAVNKDLSEIVKKVADINEANKMLMQGALTAVNLNLNSLVQMKADPDYKKNGSQYFSPQEKKLDFKA; encoded by the coding sequence ATGTGGCAGGATTTAATAGATATTATTATAAAACTTACAATGGTATATACGGATATACTTAAATCAAATGAACGAAAAAGAAAAGCAGTTTTAGCCATAGATATGAAAACCTTGGATCAGATTATTAATGAAGAACAAAAACTTATGGCTATAGTTATAAAAGAGGAACAAAAACGTCAAGAAATATTGAAAAAAATGGCAGATAAAAACCCATCAATAAATTTGACTTCAAATGTAAAATCGCTGACATTTTTTTGTCCTACTGACTACAAAGATAAATTTTTAGCTGTCAATAAGGATTTATCGGAAATTGTGAAAAAAGTAGCAGATATCAATGAAGCTAATAAAATGCTTATGCAAGGGGCGTTAACGGCTGTAAATTTGAATTTAAATTCGTTAGTACAAATGAAAGCAGATCCTGATTATAAAAAAAATGGCAGTCAGTATTTTTCTCCCCAGGAGAAAAAATTAGATTTTAAAGCATGA
- the flgM gene encoding flagellar biosynthesis anti-sigma factor FlgM codes for MISNSSHINSITNLYVNKIDKVNLKTKVKQLDMEVSDKIVLSNESQKFAPYLNKLRTLPDARMEKVQNYSKAIESGTYKIDASGVADSILQTCFL; via the coding sequence ATGATTTCTAATAGTAGCCATATAAATTCTATAACAAATTTATATGTAAACAAAATAGATAAAGTTAATTTAAAGACTAAAGTAAAACAGCTTGATATGGAAGTCAGTGATAAAATCGTATTATCAAACGAAAGCCAGAAATTTGCGCCATATCTGAATAAATTACGTACACTGCCGGATGCTCGCATGGAAAAAGTACAAAATTATAGTAAAGCCATAGAGAGCGGGACATATAAAATTGATGCCAGTGGTGTTGCCGACAGTATCTTACAGACATGTTTTTTATAA
- a CDS encoding flagellar protein — protein sequence MVNKMRNCPECGKLFIDTGAGMCRDCLRKEEESELIVSSYLRDNPGSTIKEIYDATGVKERTIMRMIRAGRFIGKGKISYPCERCGTLITEGRYCNKCMQELKEDIKKATDAIKQKQQKNNPSSDTRMKSRGMYSNK from the coding sequence ATGGTCAATAAAATGAGAAATTGCCCAGAATGTGGAAAGTTATTTATAGATACAGGCGCGGGAATGTGCCGGGACTGCCTGCGTAAGGAAGAGGAAAGCGAGCTTATTGTCAGCAGTTATCTTAGAGATAATCCCGGTAGTACAATAAAAGAAATATATGATGCCACAGGTGTTAAGGAACGCACAATAATGCGAATGATCCGTGCTGGCAGATTTATAGGAAAAGGAAAGATTTCCTATCCCTGCGAACGCTGCGGAACACTTATTACTGAAGGACGCTATTGTAATAAGTGTATGCAGGAATTAAAGGAAGATATAAAAAAAGCTACTGATGCCATTAAGCAAAAGCAGCAGAAAAATAATCCGTCAAGTGATACGAGAATGAAAAGCCGGGGCATGTATTCAAATAAATAA
- a CDS encoding ComF family protein — protein sequence MNILETIADFLFPPVCPSCGAYVEKNGDWCQACLANTIKIHELPIEKENYKYFHRIWALGRYHGVLRKLIIKLKYNKKTSVLPQFDSFITAAMDNFAMPSDIDAVAFVPLHDKRRKERGFNQTELIFRKILDIYQLSPIDCLERVICTKAQFSLTREERKENLYKAFAIKPGYTIKAKNCLLLDDIYTTGTTMAACAKVLKKNGAGKIYGIVLASDA from the coding sequence ATGAACATATTAGAAACCATAGCTGATTTCCTTTTCCCTCCGGTCTGTCCGTCTTGTGGAGCATATGTAGAAAAGAATGGTGATTGGTGTCAAGCCTGTTTAGCAAATACTATAAAAATACATGAGCTGCCAATAGAAAAAGAAAATTATAAATATTTTCATAGAATATGGGCATTAGGCAGATATCATGGCGTATTGCGCAAACTTATCATAAAGTTGAAATATAATAAAAAAACGAGCGTGCTACCCCAATTTGATTCTTTTATTACAGCTGCTATGGATAATTTTGCCATGCCGTCTGATATAGATGCAGTAGCCTTTGTACCTCTGCATGATAAACGCAGAAAAGAAAGAGGTTTTAACCAGACAGAACTAATCTTTAGAAAAATACTGGATATATATCAGCTATCTCCTATAGACTGTTTGGAACGAGTCATTTGTACTAAGGCCCAATTTAGTCTGACAAGAGAGGAAAGAAAAGAAAATCTGTATAAGGCATTTGCTATTAAGCCTGGTTATACTATTAAGGCAAAAAATTGTTTATTACTGGATGATATATATACTACAGGAACGACAATGGCAGCATGCGCAAAAGTACTAAAGAAAAATGGCGCCGGGAAAATTTATGGCATTGTTTTGGCGAGTGATGCATAG
- the recD2 gene encoding SF1B family DNA helicase RecD2 translates to MEKIEGSVQTIIFASSDGNFSVFRLKPEQQNTPVTVTANLAAPLIGQNVYVEGMWVKHPRFGQQFKAEKMHVSAPDSAAGIENFLASGALDGIGSATAKRIVNKFGKDTLKIIETEHNRLCEIPGIGKKTAEKIFSSYNEQGELRDIMVWLETHGVSGTYAGRIFEEYGSFAMDVIANDPYRLASDIDGIGFLTADQIAEKIGIEKNSSSRISAGIDFTLQKIASNGHCCVPEEFVINKTAKLLNIDRESVRINVKAELQADRLYTEYVGGSQLLYPPYLYFAEKQVAQRLLKLKGSVDQLIQADGYKIIAQWEASKKMRLAEKQKEAVRAVLEHGVLVLTGGPGTGKTTVVQAIIALLENLNLKILLGAPTGRAAKRLAEATERKAATIHRLLEATGIRKANDESVFGKDSDEPLDADVIIIDEVSMVDIVLMQHFLNAIPDGCRVVLVGDMDQLPAVGPGAVLKDILRSKTIYSIKLDEIFRQAQESMIVYNAHAINAGRMPDCTSSNDFVFYEIDNDEETAAKIVKLCKEKLPAEGFNPLLDVQVLSPMHRLPCGVSNLNRLLQKSLNPPAPYKKEYKTAAQLFRVGDKVMQIRNNYEKNVFNGDIGFIKNIFPEKIVVRFNEENIDYQAAEINQLILAYAMSVHKSQGSEYKIVILPLTQGHFIMLQRNLLYTAVTRAKERVIMLGSKKAVFTAVQNNKMQKRYTLLAERLAYQVN, encoded by the coding sequence ATGGAAAAAATTGAGGGCAGTGTTCAAACAATTATATTTGCAAGTTCGGATGGAAATTTCAGCGTATTTCGTTTGAAGCCAGAACAACAAAATACCCCGGTAACAGTAACGGCAAATTTAGCTGCACCGCTTATAGGCCAAAATGTTTACGTGGAAGGAATGTGGGTAAAACATCCCCGATTTGGGCAGCAGTTCAAAGCAGAAAAAATGCATGTATCAGCACCAGACAGCGCAGCAGGAATAGAGAATTTTCTCGCATCAGGTGCACTTGATGGAATCGGTTCGGCTACTGCCAAAAGAATTGTAAATAAATTTGGTAAAGATACTTTAAAGATAATAGAAACTGAACATAACAGATTATGTGAAATTCCGGGCATAGGTAAAAAGACTGCAGAAAAAATATTCAGTTCTTATAATGAGCAGGGAGAATTAAGAGACATCATGGTCTGGTTGGAAACGCACGGAGTTTCTGGTACCTATGCTGGACGTATCTTTGAAGAATATGGTTCTTTTGCTATGGATGTAATAGCTAATGATCCATATAGGCTCGCTAGTGATATTGATGGAATAGGTTTTTTGACTGCGGATCAGATAGCAGAAAAAATAGGCATAGAAAAAAACAGCAGCAGCAGAATATCTGCGGGAATAGATTTTACATTGCAGAAAATAGCATCAAATGGGCATTGCTGCGTTCCTGAAGAATTTGTCATAAATAAAACAGCAAAACTGCTGAATATCGACAGAGAAAGTGTACGCATTAATGTAAAAGCAGAATTACAGGCAGACAGATTATATACTGAATATGTGGGTGGCAGCCAGCTTTTGTATCCACCATATTTATATTTTGCAGAAAAACAAGTAGCACAGCGGCTGCTGAAATTAAAAGGCAGTGTAGATCAATTAATACAGGCTGATGGTTATAAAATAATCGCACAGTGGGAAGCCAGCAAAAAAATGCGGTTAGCAGAAAAACAGAAAGAAGCTGTACGAGCCGTTTTAGAACATGGGGTATTAGTATTGACAGGCGGGCCGGGTACAGGAAAAACAACTGTTGTCCAAGCAATAATAGCACTTTTAGAAAATCTTAATTTGAAGATATTGTTAGGAGCACCGACAGGCCGGGCTGCAAAACGACTGGCAGAAGCCACAGAAAGAAAAGCAGCTACAATACATCGGCTTTTAGAAGCTACAGGTATACGTAAAGCCAATGATGAATCTGTTTTTGGCAAAGATAGTGACGAACCATTGGACGCGGATGTAATCATCATTGACGAAGTGTCAATGGTCGATATAGTCTTGATGCAGCATTTTTTAAATGCTATACCCGATGGATGCCGTGTTGTCTTGGTAGGAGATATGGATCAGCTGCCTGCAGTAGGGCCAGGAGCTGTACTAAAAGATATCCTGCGATCTAAAACTATTTACTCTATAAAACTTGATGAAATTTTTCGACAGGCTCAGGAGAGCATGATAGTTTATAACGCTCATGCGATAAATGCTGGGAGAATGCCTGATTGCACATCCAGTAATGATTTTGTATTTTATGAAATAGATAATGATGAAGAAACTGCTGCTAAAATAGTAAAATTATGCAAAGAAAAACTACCAGCAGAAGGGTTTAATCCACTGCTTGATGTACAGGTCCTGTCACCTATGCATCGTCTGCCTTGCGGCGTAAGTAATTTAAACAGATTATTGCAAAAATCATTAAATCCACCGGCACCATATAAAAAAGAATATAAGACAGCAGCCCAATTGTTTCGTGTTGGTGATAAAGTAATGCAGATAAGAAATAATTATGAAAAAAATGTTTTTAATGGTGATATAGGCTTTATAAAAAATATTTTTCCAGAAAAAATTGTAGTCAGGTTCAACGAAGAAAATATTGATTATCAGGCAGCAGAAATCAATCAATTAATTTTGGCATATGCAATGAGTGTACATAAAAGTCAGGGTAGTGAATATAAGATTGTCATTTTGCCGCTGACACAAGGACATTTTATTATGCTGCAGAGAAATTTGTTATACACAGCAGTTACAAGAGCAAAAGAACGGGTTATAATGCTCGGTTCAAAAAAAGCAGTATTTACGGCAGTACAGAATAATAAAATGCAGAAGCGATATACGCTATTGGCAGAACGGCTGGCATATCAAGTAAATTAA
- a CDS encoding ABC-F family ATP-binding cassette domain-containing protein, whose amino-acid sequence MGLLRIQEVSKSFGIKELFNNVSFTINKGDKIGLIGANGAGKTTLLNCIMGVEDYDSGTVKIDAGDKIGYMEQQAEFSCQTLNEELLTTFNDVLTLKDEKEKLEKVIAKNTDKTKLADLMNEYTKTADEFERLDGYNYESNIRRVSFGLGFDENDLKKSPEDFSGGQKTRISLVKALLREPDYLFLDEPTNHLDIEMIEWLEEFLKNYKGGVLMISHDRFFLDKVTTSIAELINKNVDIYQGNYSRAMQLRNEQRAALESAFIKQQEHIKKTEEYIRRYKAGIKSKQARGREKQLKRLDRIILPPDSAGFNYLLFNPPAECAQKVLEIEDLAFSFGADFLFRDLSMSVRKGDGIALIGSNGAGKTTLLKLIMGELDAVSGRIKIGSRVKIGYFSQHHDELNGRNNIFSEIIDNYEVNDEQARNYLGAFLFKGDDVYKTVADLSGGEKARLALLKLMMDGANFLILDEPTNHLDIPAREAVERALMSFPGTFMVVSHDRYFLDKVTNCTYELEKGALTQYNGNYSYYRQKKDARETILPKQVKEKTVNKKNKFSLPEKKKLLTHEAEGSSLKAEKKEQAISRCEAHIAMLEVELKALEQKMNDPAIQKDIKTSEEVAEAYEAKQTEIDEKYKQWDSLMQ is encoded by the coding sequence TTGGGGTTGCTACGTATTCAAGAGGTATCAAAATCATTCGGTATAAAAGAACTTTTTAATAATGTATCATTTACAATAAATAAGGGTGATAAAATTGGTTTGATTGGAGCTAATGGCGCCGGAAAGACTACACTACTGAATTGTATAATGGGTGTAGAGGACTATGACAGCGGCACAGTAAAAATAGATGCCGGCGATAAAATAGGTTATATGGAACAGCAGGCAGAGTTTTCTTGTCAGACTTTGAATGAAGAATTATTAACAACCTTTAATGATGTTCTAACTTTAAAAGATGAAAAAGAAAAACTGGAAAAAGTCATAGCTAAAAATACTGATAAAACAAAATTAGCAGATTTAATGAATGAATATACTAAAACTGCTGATGAATTTGAAAGACTGGACGGCTACAATTATGAAAGCAATATTCGCCGAGTAAGCTTTGGACTGGGATTTGATGAAAATGACTTAAAAAAATCACCGGAAGATTTTTCCGGCGGACAGAAAACACGTATTTCTCTTGTTAAGGCCCTTTTACGTGAACCAGATTATCTTTTTTTAGATGAACCGACTAATCATTTAGATATAGAGATGATTGAATGGCTGGAAGAATTTCTCAAAAATTATAAAGGCGGCGTGTTAATGATATCACATGACCGCTTTTTTCTTGATAAAGTTACTACATCTATAGCTGAATTAATAAATAAAAATGTAGATATTTATCAAGGAAACTATAGCAGAGCCATGCAGCTGCGCAATGAGCAGCGGGCGGCTCTGGAATCGGCATTTATAAAACAGCAGGAACACATAAAAAAGACTGAAGAATACATCCGGCGTTATAAAGCCGGTATAAAATCAAAACAGGCCCGGGGCAGAGAAAAACAACTAAAGCGTTTAGACAGGATTATTCTGCCGCCTGATTCCGCTGGATTTAATTATTTACTGTTTAACCCACCGGCTGAATGTGCACAAAAAGTATTAGAAATAGAGGACTTAGCCTTTTCCTTTGGGGCAGATTTTCTTTTCAGAGATTTATCAATGTCAGTAAGAAAAGGTGATGGTATAGCATTGATAGGTTCCAATGGAGCAGGTAAAACAACATTGTTGAAGTTGATAATGGGGGAACTGGACGCAGTTTCAGGCAGAATAAAAATCGGCAGCAGAGTAAAAATAGGTTATTTTTCTCAGCATCATGATGAACTTAATGGAAGAAATAACATCTTCTCTGAAATAATTGATAATTATGAAGTAAATGATGAGCAGGCAAGGAACTATTTAGGGGCATTTTTATTCAAGGGCGATGATGTTTATAAAACTGTTGCTGATTTATCCGGTGGGGAAAAAGCCCGGCTGGCTTTGTTAAAACTAATGATGGACGGGGCCAATTTCTTGATCCTTGATGAACCAACTAATCACTTGGATATACCAGCAAGAGAGGCAGTAGAAAGAGCACTTATGTCCTTTCCAGGAACATTTATGGTAGTATCACATGATCGATATTTTTTAGATAAAGTGACGAACTGTACTTATGAGTTGGAAAAGGGGGCTTTGACACAATATAATGGTAATTACAGCTATTATCGACAGAAAAAAGATGCAAGAGAAACTATTTTACCTAAGCAGGTAAAAGAAAAAACTGTAAACAAAAAAAACAAATTTTCGCTGCCAGAAAAGAAAAAACTTCTTACCCATGAAGCAGAGGGAAGTTCTCTTAAAGCGGAAAAAAAAGAACAGGCAATCAGTCGTTGCGAAGCACATATTGCTATGCTGGAAGTCGAGCTTAAAGCTCTGGAACAGAAAATGAATGACCCAGCAATACAAAAAGACATAAAAACAAGTGAAGAAGTAGCTGAGGCATATGAGGCTAAACAAACAGAGATAGATGAAAAATATAAACAATGGGATTCTCTTATGCAATAA
- a CDS encoding LCP family protein produces MAEKKLKYKRNYRRIIALGIIFFTIAVAAFAYNFIKHDNDNITNKNMKQATNKVTIMIMGVDSRKDDVGRSDTLMLLVIDKKTDEVSLLSIPRDTRVKIKGHEYNKINHAYAYGGHELTKNTVENLLDIPINYYVLINMESFKKIVNDLGGIDLKVEKRMYYNDPWDDNGGLHIDLYPGMQHLDGEKAVEYVRFRDSEGDIGRIARQQHFIKAVLEKVLTPAVLPKIPSLIKELSSTIKTDMPVTEMMSYAKLLPGLKNKKIAATMLPGSPLYINDISYWIPDIKLLRHNIAKLLGQTITQAMADNTEETIRQYAQSLPVQIKMSEQDKQIIADKEQKNKDDVQLKDTTKPNDITVMVINSSGIDGAGAAAADVLKHKGFNISSVETGHTSANQQTKIIASKNAVNLFYGMPFPCVIMAGNTSGHAVLDIGRDYKK; encoded by the coding sequence TTGGCAGAAAAAAAATTAAAATACAAAAGAAATTATCGACGTATTATAGCCTTGGGGATTATATTTTTTACCATTGCAGTTGCAGCATTTGCGTATAATTTTATAAAGCATGACAATGATAATATAACAAACAAAAATATGAAGCAGGCAACTAACAAGGTTACTATAATGATAATGGGAGTTGACAGTCGTAAAGATGATGTTGGCAGAAGTGATACTTTAATGCTGCTGGTCATAGATAAAAAGACAGATGAGGTATCACTTCTATCCATTCCCCGTGATACAAGAGTAAAAATAAAAGGGCATGAATACAATAAAATAAATCATGCTTATGCGTATGGTGGACATGAACTGACTAAGAATACAGTAGAAAATTTATTGGATATTCCTATTAATTATTATGTGTTAATAAATATGGAATCTTTTAAAAAAATAGTTAATGATCTTGGCGGTATTGACCTAAAAGTAGAAAAGAGAATGTACTATAATGATCCTTGGGATGATAATGGGGGACTTCATATAGACTTATATCCAGGCATGCAGCATTTAGATGGTGAAAAAGCTGTTGAATATGTGCGTTTTCGTGACAGCGAAGGTGATATAGGCCGGATAGCTAGGCAGCAGCATTTCATAAAAGCTGTATTAGAAAAAGTATTGACACCGGCTGTACTGCCAAAAATTCCTTCATTAATAAAAGAATTGAGCAGTACGATAAAAACAGATATGCCTGTTACTGAAATGATGTCATATGCAAAATTGCTCCCCGGATTAAAAAATAAAAAGATAGCAGCTACAATGCTTCCTGGCAGCCCACTGTATATTAATGATATAAGTTATTGGATTCCCGATATAAAATTGCTGCGGCACAATATAGCAAAGTTATTAGGACAGACAATTACACAAGCTATGGCCGATAACACAGAGGAAACCATAAGGCAATATGCTCAATCACTGCCAGTCCAGATAAAAATGTCTGAACAGGATAAACAAATAATCGCAGATAAGGAACAAAAAAATAAAGATGATGTTCAGCTCAAAGATACTACAAAGCCTAATGATATTACTGTTATGGTAATAAATTCAAGTGGAATAGATGGAGCAGGAGCAGCAGCAGCTGATGTACTAAAGCATAAAGGATTTAATATATCAAGTGTCGAAACAGGACATACATCGGCAAATCAACAGACGAAGATAATAGCAAGTAAAAATGCCGTTAATTTATTTTACGGGATGCCATTTCCCTGCGTGATAATGGCAGGGAATACTTCAGGTCATGCGGTGCTTGATATAGGACGGGATTATAAAAAATAG
- a CDS encoding Cof-type HAD-IIB family hydrolase — MAIKLIALDMDGTTLNDEHKISDENRSAINAALVQGIVVTVCTGRSNTELPPIIKLLPELRYFINGNGCKIYDKTLNKTILSDPLSFSAANTIYRIVREYPVMIEVYTNDQIYTSQSCYEHVYKYVPEKFAQLILDTRTPLENLKALFRADWQKPIYKMNIFYNNADNFEAIHAKCKNLPAAMTGSTEANLEFNSPTASKGNSLAKLAKTLHLHSSEVMAIGDGSNDISMLEYAGCSVAMENAFLSVKEKALYQTLNNNEHGVAAAIKKYALNL; from the coding sequence ATGGCTATAAAACTGATTGCACTGGATATGGATGGCACTACTTTGAATGATGAGCATAAAATATCCGATGAGAATCGCTCTGCAATAAATGCTGCACTGGTCCAAGGGATTGTAGTAACAGTCTGTACCGGACGCAGTAACACTGAACTTCCTCCTATCATCAAACTGCTGCCAGAACTGAGATATTTTATTAACGGTAATGGCTGTAAAATATATGATAAAACGCTTAATAAAACAATATTGTCTGACCCTTTATCCTTTTCGGCGGCTAATACTATCTATCGCATTGTTCGTGAATATCCTGTAATGATAGAAGTTTATACCAACGATCAAATTTATACATCACAATCGTGTTACGAACATGTATACAAGTATGTACCAGAAAAATTTGCCCAACTTATTTTAGATACCCGTACTCCTTTAGAAAATTTAAAAGCATTGTTTCGCGCTGACTGGCAAAAACCTATCTATAAAATGAATATATTTTACAATAATGCTGATAATTTTGAAGCTATCCATGCTAAATGTAAAAATCTGCCAGCTGCTATGACTGGTTCTACTGAAGCTAATCTGGAGTTTAATAGCCCTACGGCAAGCAAGGGGAATTCACTGGCAAAATTAGCTAAAACACTTCATCTGCATTCTTCTGAAGTCATGGCTATTGGTGATGGAAGCAATGATATTTCTATGCTCGAGTATGCAGGTTGTTCTGTTGCGATGGAAAATGCTTTTCTATCAGTAAAAGAAAAAGCCTTATATCAGACTTTAAACAATAATGAACATGGCGTTGCAGCTGCCATAAAAAAATACGCACTTAATTTATAG
- a CDS encoding GDSL-type esterase/lipase family protein, whose protein sequence is MKNFIKYIIVFVVFFNILAIAGDTYSYPLVSSPPYAVVHYGEKSPASYTPVLRWNKNTKAVYYELEVFTDIPKNLSNNKPNSQHVYFTDKVFLNAFMLPLQDIIHTFPCTIYWRVRAMDIDHNPLTTFSSLEKLYSDGHVPSANAPIPIAQYNTGNGSVLLYPVYEWIPNPGAEKFEIEVLSAAPDTSGEISNSQYKVFSKIINFSCEFYDPVPRIGKFYWRVRALDSDNNPIGVFSAARLIDNDPSKHYIVGIFGDSISHGGGHMSYGPEDFEFSYAHYLDFPTINLSESGDTIEMMVKRFDNDVLPFTPKYLIIMGASNSLRAGIPADKVILGLKILQQKCYDNNIEPILLTLPSINPANIKKVFDEATSDNWADDFNKVNAYIRTQVHIDTAADFPTPPEVLPTCYALDGLHLDDNAKAIMGNRINKAWPRVIKEIDERKNFHIGTAALKKFFQTPDVYDL, encoded by the coding sequence ATGAAAAATTTTATTAAATATATTATTGTTTTTGTTGTATTTTTTAATATTTTAGCAATTGCCGGTGATACTTACAGCTATCCCCTTGTATCTTCTCCTCCCTATGCAGTTGTGCACTATGGAGAAAAATCACCTGCATCATATACGCCTGTGTTAAGATGGAATAAAAATACTAAAGCTGTATATTATGAATTGGAAGTTTTTACGGATATCCCTAAAAATCTCAGTAATAACAAACCTAATTCTCAGCATGTTTATTTTACTGATAAAGTTTTCCTAAATGCTTTTATGCTACCCTTGCAAGATATTATTCATACGTTCCCCTGTACTATATATTGGCGTGTACGTGCGATGGATATTGACCACAATCCTCTGACCACTTTTTCTAGCTTAGAAAAGTTATATAGCGACGGACATGTACCTTCCGCAAATGCTCCTATTCCTATAGCCCAGTATAATACTGGTAATGGTTCTGTACTTTTATATCCTGTATATGAATGGATTCCTAATCCTGGAGCTGAAAAGTTTGAAATTGAAGTCCTATCTGCTGCACCGGATACTTCTGGGGAAATAAGTAATTCCCAATATAAAGTATTTTCTAAAATTATAAATTTTTCTTGTGAATTTTACGACCCTGTACCCCGTATCGGAAAATTTTATTGGCGTGTACGTGCCCTCGACAGTGATAATAATCCTATAGGTGTTTTTTCAGCGGCAAGATTAATCGATAATGATCCTTCTAAGCATTATATTGTTGGTATCTTTGGTGACAGTATAAGCCACGGCGGCGGTCATATGTCGTACGGCCCAGAAGATTTTGAATTCAGCTATGCCCATTATTTGGATTTTCCTACTATAAATTTATCCGAAAGCGGTGACACCATTGAAATGATGGTCAAACGCTTTGATAATGATGTACTTCCTTTTACTCCAAAGTACCTTATCATAATGGGTGCCAGTAACAGTCTGCGAGCAGGCATTCCAGCGGATAAAGTTATCCTGGGACTAAAAATTTTACAGCAAAAATGTTATGACAATAATATTGAGCCTATATTACTGACACTTCCTTCAATAAATCCAGCCAATATAAAAAAAGTTTTTGATGAAGCTACTTCTGATAATTGGGCTGATGATTTCAACAAGGTCAATGCTTATATTAGGACACAAGTACACATTGATACAGCTGCTGATTTTCCCACGCCCCCAGAAGTCTTGCCTACCTGTTATGCCTTGGATGGCTTGCATTTAGATGATAATGCTAAAGCTATTATGGGCAATAGGATAAACAAGGCCTGGCCGCGTGTTATTAAAGAAATAGATGAAAGAAAAAATTTCCATATAGGAACTGCTGCACTAAAGAAATTTTTTCAGACACCTGATGTCTATGATCTGTGA